In the Longimicrobiales bacterium genome, one interval contains:
- a CDS encoding VWA domain-containing protein has protein sequence MRFTTYSKYKGKWLDALNIESLLENLSDFLMDGGFAGGPNYHPYWGWSGDEDKSSTDALKNALLKALVEGGQLTPEMIDELRGEGQGDEAIQKQVAELLDDLVQRMVEEGYINLETGSPQIPGSTYDVTGQGNIDEAKQAAQQVQFNLTGKGMDFLGYRALKSLLSAIGKASAGSHDTPHLSTGIEAEAASKPYEFGDSMNLDIPATLKNAIEREGLNVPLNLNYGDLMVHQAEYRSSCATVLMLDISHSMVLYGEDRFAPAKRVALAMSHMIRTQFPGDSLRVVTFGDTAQEIPLSQLGTAQVGPFHTNTAEGLKIARRILGSQKKDMKQIIMITDGKPSAMTLPDGRVYTNSGGLDPNILAQTFQEVAACRKSGILINTFMLASDPYLVEFVQKVSEIARGKAYFTNTMTLGQHIMMDFMKNKRRRMS, from the coding sequence ATGCGCTTCACGACCTATTCCAAATACAAGGGCAAATGGCTCGATGCCTTGAACATCGAGTCGCTGCTCGAAAACCTGTCCGACTTCTTGATGGACGGGGGATTCGCGGGCGGCCCAAACTATCACCCCTATTGGGGCTGGTCGGGCGACGAGGACAAGAGTTCGACAGATGCGCTCAAGAACGCGCTCCTCAAAGCCCTCGTAGAGGGCGGACAGCTCACGCCCGAGATGATCGACGAGCTACGCGGTGAGGGCCAAGGCGACGAGGCGATCCAGAAGCAGGTCGCTGAACTCCTGGACGACCTGGTGCAGAGGATGGTCGAAGAGGGGTACATCAATTTGGAAACCGGGAGTCCCCAGATCCCCGGCTCGACCTACGACGTCACCGGGCAGGGCAACATCGACGAGGCCAAACAGGCCGCCCAACAGGTGCAATTCAACCTGACCGGGAAAGGAATGGACTTCCTGGGATATCGAGCTCTCAAAAGCCTACTCTCAGCCATCGGAAAGGCGAGCGCCGGATCCCACGACACGCCACACCTCTCGACAGGTATCGAGGCAGAGGCCGCTTCGAAGCCCTACGAGTTCGGGGACTCAATGAACCTCGACATTCCCGCGACCCTCAAGAACGCCATTGAGCGGGAAGGACTGAACGTCCCGTTGAACCTCAACTACGGTGACTTGATGGTGCACCAGGCCGAGTACAGGTCCTCGTGCGCCACGGTGCTGATGCTCGACATCTCCCACTCCATGGTGCTGTACGGTGAAGACCGGTTCGCGCCCGCCAAGCGCGTGGCCCTCGCGATGTCACATATGATCCGAACCCAATTCCCGGGCGATTCGCTCCGAGTGGTCACTTTCGGGGACACGGCACAGGAGATTCCGCTGTCTCAACTCGGGACGGCTCAGGTTGGCCCGTTCCACACGAACACTGCGGAAGGACTCAAGATCGCGCGGCGGATCTTGGGCTCACAAAAGAAGGACATGAAACAGATCATCATGATCACAGACGGGAAGCCGAGCGCCATGACGCTCCCGGACGGGCGGGTCTACACCAACTCGGGTGGCCTGGACCCCAACATCCTGGCACAGACGTTTCAGGAAGTGGCAGCGTGCCGGAAATCCGGCATCCTGATCAACACTTTCATGCTGGCAAGTGACCCCTATTTGGTGGAGTTCGTACAGAAGGTCTCGGAAATCGCTCGCGGGAAGGCGTATTTCACCAACACCATGACACTAGGTCAGCACATCATGATGGACTTCATGAAGAACAAGCGCCGGAGGATGTCGTGA
- the mutY gene encoding A/G-specific adenine glycosylase encodes MKLEACSALLAHYDRVQRDLPWRGETDPYRILVSEVMLQQTRVDTVLRYYDPWLRRFPDVETLAVADTDEVLKEWEGLGYYRRARNLHAAAQVVRARGGEFPRSYGALLRLPGVGEYTAGAVASIAFQEPVPAVDGNVRRVLARWYDEELPTAAWLREKATALVHVERPGDWNQSLMELGATICTPRAPKCAECPMAKWCAANTAGTQAFRPAPARKARAKPASFLLAVLEADGAVLLTQRPDEGLLAGMWAFPERLLVDAPEDLGDLDALTAEVAATLGAEPVGPGRGLQTVGHRFSHIHARYKPWVVSVRAPVLRDGYSWVRPGQIDGLAVPVAQRKVLRQLEMELA; translated from the coding sequence ATGAAATTAGAAGCCTGCTCGGCGCTGCTCGCTCACTATGATCGGGTTCAGCGTGATCTCCCATGGAGGGGGGAGACCGATCCTTACCGAATCCTCGTCTCGGAGGTCATGCTCCAGCAAACGCGGGTCGACACGGTGCTTAGATACTACGACCCGTGGCTCCGGCGGTTCCCGGATGTTGAGACGTTGGCCGTTGCCGATACAGACGAGGTCCTGAAGGAATGGGAAGGTCTCGGGTATTATCGCCGGGCCCGCAACCTACACGCGGCAGCGCAGGTGGTCCGCGCCCGAGGTGGCGAGTTTCCGCGCTCGTACGGTGCGTTGTTGAGGCTTCCCGGGGTCGGGGAGTACACCGCCGGGGCTGTTGCGAGTATAGCGTTTCAGGAACCCGTCCCGGCTGTAGATGGGAATGTTCGGCGTGTGTTGGCTCGATGGTACGACGAGGAACTGCCGACGGCAGCCTGGCTTCGGGAGAAAGCGACCGCCCTCGTGCATGTAGAGCGTCCCGGCGATTGGAATCAGTCACTCATGGAACTTGGGGCGACGATTTGTACGCCACGAGCACCGAAGTGTGCGGAGTGCCCAATGGCGAAATGGTGCGCGGCCAATACCGCTGGGACCCAAGCATTCCGTCCTGCTCCGGCCCGAAAGGCTCGGGCGAAACCGGCGTCCTTCTTGCTCGCCGTCCTGGAGGCGGATGGTGCCGTGCTACTGACACAAAGGCCGGATGAGGGCCTGTTGGCGGGCATGTGGGCGTTCCCTGAACGGTTACTTGTGGACGCACCGGAAGACCTCGGGGACCTCGACGCACTAACCGCCGAGGTGGCTGCAACGCTCGGTGCTGAACCGGTTGGGCCCGGTCGTGGCCTACAGACTGTTGGGCACCGTTTCTCACATATTCACGCTAGGTATAAACCCTGGGTTGTTTCGGTGCGAGCGCCCGTTCTACGGGACGGATATTCGTGGGTACGGCCGGGTCAGATTGATGGCCTCGCGGTCCCCGTCGCGCAGCGGAAGGTGCTTAGGCAACTGGAGATGGAGCTGGCATGA
- a CDS encoding creatininase family protein, whose protein sequence is MKIADMTWMQVEKYLESDDRCVLPLGSVEQHAYLSLAVDAILSETVAVDAAEPTGVPVFPAVAYGLTPYFMGYPGTVTLTPDTYGRVLREILNSLEHHGFRRIVVVNGHGGNRDGRPAVDEWAGERPHVSLRWHDWWAAADTMASVRAIDSEASHASWMEGFAWTQVEGVEPPTGHKAAVDLSDREGLSASQLRERLGDGSFGGYYTRPEEDLQRVWSVAVAETRQVIEGNW, encoded by the coding sequence ATGAAGATCGCCGACATGACTTGGATGCAGGTCGAAAAGTACCTCGAGTCGGATGACCGCTGCGTACTGCCCCTTGGTAGTGTCGAACAGCACGCGTATCTGAGTCTTGCTGTGGACGCGATTCTTTCTGAGACCGTCGCAGTCGACGCGGCCGAACCCACGGGCGTGCCGGTATTTCCGGCTGTGGCCTACGGGCTGACGCCGTATTTCATGGGGTATCCCGGCACGGTCACTCTGACCCCGGATACGTATGGGCGCGTGCTTCGAGAGATTCTGAATAGTCTGGAGCATCACGGCTTTCGCCGAATCGTTGTAGTGAATGGCCATGGCGGAAACCGGGACGGCAGACCCGCGGTGGACGAATGGGCTGGGGAACGTCCCCACGTGTCGCTGCGTTGGCACGACTGGTGGGCCGCGGCAGACACGATGGCTTCCGTGCGTGCCATCGACTCTGAGGCGTCGCATGCGTCCTGGATGGAGGGCTTCGCGTGGACGCAGGTTGAGGGGGTTGAACCACCTACCGGACACAAGGCGGCCGTCGACCTGTCCGACCGTGAGGGCCTCTCGGCTTCACAGCTCCGTGAACGGCTCGGTGATGGTTCGTTCGGCGGCTACTACACGAGGCCGGAGGAGGACCTTCAGCGCGTCTGGTCC